GCTTCCGGCCCTCCAAGCGGCACGACTTCTCCCTGCGCCTTCCATGGTCGCCCACGCCGGGCCGGAAGGAGAGGCGGGGCCGTCCGATCCGGAAAGGCCTTGCCGCGGCGGCGGCGCGGTGCTGGAGTGGCCTCATGGATCATGCCGCGGTACTCGCCCTGTTCGACCGGGACATGCGTGAAGGCGCACAGCCGGACGGCCCCGACGCCCGGGTCGAACGGGTGGGCCGCATCGTCCGCCAGGTGTCGTCCGAGCACGGCTGGAACGGCGTCGTGTGGTCCGACCTGGACGCGGCGGGCGCCGACGGGGCGATCGCCGAGCAGATCGCCCACTTCTCCGGACTCGGCCGCGAGTTCGAGTGGAAGCTCTACGGCCACGACCTCCCGGTGGACCTCGGCCAGCGCCTCAGGGCGGCCGGCTTCGTGGGCCGGCCCGAGGAGACCCTGATGATCGGCGAGGTCGCCGACCTGAATCTGGACGCCGAGCCGCCGGAAGGCGTCCGCATACTGCCGGTGACCGACAGCGCCGGCGTCGACCTCGTCGCGCAGGTCCACGAGAAGGCCTTCGGCACCGACGGCTCCCGGCTCCGGCACCAGCTGATCGCCAGGCTCACGGCCGACGCGGACACCGTGGTCGCGGTCGTCGCCCTGGCCGGTGACACCCCGGTGAGCGCGGCCCGGATGGAGCTGGTGCCGGGCACGCGGTTCGCCGGGTTGTGGGGCGGCGGGACCGTCGAGGGCTGGCGGGGCCGCGGCATCTACCGTGCGCTGGTCGCCCACCGCGCCCGTGCCGCGGTGGACCGCGGCTACCGGTACCTCCAGGTCGACGCCATGAGCAGCAGCCGCCCCATCCTGGAGCGGCTGGGCTTCGAACCGCTGACGACCACGACGCCGTACGTCTACACGCCGTAGGGTCGACCGCCACGACCCGGCGCGATGCCGGGGGCGCCCCGCCCGGATGTCACATCCGGGCCCCGCCGGTTCGTCGCAAGGTCATGACGACGAACCACAACGACGACAAGAGCACCGGCCGGACGATCCTCCTCGCGGGCGCAGGCGGCGTCCTCGGCCGGCACATCACCCGCGCCCTGACCGAGGCGGGCCACGAGGTCACCGGCCTCGGCCGCGGCGCACGCAACGACATCCGGGCCGACCTGATGGACCGGGACGCCCTGCTGCGCGCCGTCGACGGCCACCGCTTCGACACGGTGATCCACGCCGCGACCGTGCTGAGCAAGCCGCCCATGCGCCACCGCGACATGCACGCCACCAACGCGCTGCGCACCGACGGAACCGCCCACCTCGTCGAGGCCGCGCGGGCCACCGGTGCCCGGCGTCTCGTGGCCGAGTCGATGGTCTTCGGATACGGCTACGGCGACCACGGCGAGCGTGTGCTCACCGAGGACGATCCCTTCGGCCCGCGTGGCCGCTCCCCGGAGCTGGAACGGCACATCGAGGCGATGCGTGTGAAGGAACGACTCACCCTCGAAACCCCGGGGTTGGACGGCATCGCCCTGCGCTTCGGACTCTTCTACGGCCCCGGCGGCACCGACGCGCTCCTGCCCATGCTGCGCAAACGGCAACTGCCCTTGCCCGCGGACCACGGCCGGGTCCTGCCCTGGATCGAGCTCACCGACGCGGCCCGTGCGGTGGTCGCCGCCATCGAACGGGGGCGGCCCGGCCAGGCGTACAACATCGCCGACCGGACGCCGATGGGGTTCGGGAGCCATGTCCGTTGCGTGGCCGAGGAGTTCGCGCTGCCGAAGCCGATGACCGTACCGCTGTGGCTGATGCGGCCCATGTCGTACGCGCACACGGTGATGTCGGCGACGCTGCGGGTGTCCACGGCGAAGGCCGAGCGGGAACTCGGCTGGACGCCGGTCCATCCGGCGGCCCGCGACGGCCTGGCCGCGCTGCGGGCCTCCGGGGCCGTCGCCTGACGTGGGGTGCCGTGCGGAGCCGGGCGCCGTGGAGCCCGTGTCACCGGCGCGGCGCCCGCTCGTTCTCCCGGTGTGGTGTCAGCGGCGTGCCTTCGCCCGGTCCAGTGCCACGACGCCGAGTGCGGCGAGGCCGATCTGGATGAGCCACTCGATCCAGTCGACTCCGTCGGTGTCGGCCACGTCGAGGCCGGCCGCGAGCGCCGAACCGAGCAGCGCGGCCACGATGCCGACGAGGATCGTCCACAGGACACCGATGCGCTGACGACCCGGAACGACGAGCCGGCCGAGCACACCGATGACGATGCCGATCACGATGGCACTGATGATGCCCGAGATCTCCATTTCGCCCCTCTTCCTCCTGTCCCCGTAGTAATGCGAGTTCCCCGTGGAGCGAGGGACAGTCCGTTCCGCTTCAGTCGGCGGTCGGTGCCCTACCGGTCACCGCCGTGGGGACGTCCACGGTCCATCCCGTCGCCGCCACCACCTCCGTGGCGATGTCGATCACCGTGCGGCCGTCCGTCGGCACGCGCCGCACGTCAGCGGGTGCGTGTTCGTCCAGGAGTCGGGCCTTGCGCCGGCTGCCGCGTATCTCGTGCTCCAGCTCGGAGCCCAGCTCACGCCCGGTCAGGCGCTGTGCGGCCGTCTCGTCGGTCGCGGTCAGCAGCACCCGCACGAGCCGTACGTCGTCCCCCATGGCTCGGCGGAACATGGGCGCCGCCATGTCGAGCACGCTCGAGGTGTTCGTGTAGACGAGCCGCCGGTGACCGAGGTCGGCGTAGTTCGACCACACCGCGGCCAGGTTCCGTGCCGTGATGCCGGAGCGGTGCGCGTCGTCCGGCGGCGCAGGGTGGACGGCCCCCATGAAGTCGCCGTCGATCACCGCGTGCGCGACCTGCGCGGCCCGCAGCAGGGCCGAGACCTCCCAGCCGACCGTGGTCTTCCCGACCCCGGCCCGCCCTCCGATCAGTAGGACCTCGGCGTGCTCCATACCGGCAGCCTGCCCGGGTGCGGGCTTGCTTCGCGAGTGGTTTTGTGGGCAGATGATCGTCTGATCGGCGGAGGTGCGAATGGCGGAGCGGGTGCTCGGCGGCGGAGCCGTCAACGAGGTCGTGCGGGTCGGGACCACGGTGCGGCGTCCACCGCACGAACGGTCGGGTTACGTGCGGGAGTTGCTCACGCTCTTCGAGTCCCGGGAGTGGGCGGGCGCCCCGCCCTACATCGGGACGGACAAACAGGGGCGGGAGGTCTTCGGCTACCTGGAGGGGCGGGCGGCGGTCACCGCCGAGGAGCGGGCCGCGGCCCGCACGGACACCGCGCTCGTGCGGGTGGCCCGACTCGTGCGCGCCGTCCACGACATGACGCACGGAACCGAACTGGCCGGCGACCGGGACGTCGTGTGCCACAACGACCTCGCCCCGAAGAACACGATCTACACCGTCGAGGACGGCGAATGGTGGCCGACTGCCTTCGTCGACTGGGACCTGGCCGCACCCGGCGAGCGGGTGCACGACCTCGCGCACGTGTGCTGGCAGTACCTCGACCTCGGGCCGCGTGTCACCGACGTGCCCGAGGCGGCCCGGCGGATCGCCCTCGTACGTGACGCGTACGGTCCGTGCGACGGCGGCGAGGACCTCGTGGACGCGATCCTGTGGTGGCAGGACCGCTGCCGGCAGGGCATCGAGGCGGGTGCGCAGCGAGGTGAGCCGGCCATGGTGGCGCTGCGGCAGCGCGGCGTCCTGGTCGAGGTGCGCGACGCCCATGCCTGGACGGCCGAACACCGGGGCGCGCTGGGGGCGTTGCTGCGCTGACGCGGCGCACGGGCGCGGCGTCTAGGCCTCGCCCCAGGACGCCAGCCTGCCGTCCGGGTGGAGAGCGACGTGCAGTCCGTTGTTCTCGCCGTACGCGGCCCGGCCGTCGGCGACGAGCGTGTCGAGCCGCTTGCCGCCGGCGTAGACGTCGGCCTCGTAGTGGTCGGCCGTCAGCCGGTAGATCTTGGCCGTCGTCGACCCGTCCGCCAGCGTCGACGTGCCGATCAGGACGCGCTCGGCGGCCGGCTCGGGCTTGGGCTCGGCCCGCTCGACCCAGGACGAGACCCGGCCGTCGGGGCGGAGCGTGACTTGCAGCCCGTTGTGCTGGGCGTGCGTGGGCATGCCCTGGGTGTACAAAGTGCCGTACTTCGCTCCCTCGGCCCAGATCTCCGCCTCGTAGCGGTCCTTGCCGGTCTTGTAGACCTTGGCCCGGCTGACCTCGTCAGCGAGCTTCACCGTCGTCACGTACCCGCGCTTGGCCTTGGTGTGCTGGGCCACGGACGGGATGTGCGCGGGGGCGGCGAGGGCGCCGGCGGCCGAGATGCCGAGTGCCGTGGTGACACCGGCGGCGACGAGGGCGGTGCGCAGGGTGCGGGAAGCACGCATCAGGGAGTCGTTTCCTTCGGTGGGGTTCGTTCCGACGCATTCGAAGCTACGGACCGCCCATCAAGGGATCCCGTACGTCATGTAACAACCATTCGACACATGTGACGCAGAACGGGCAGAAGTCCTCGATTGACATGCAGGCGATTGCCTGCATAACGTGGAGTGTGCGATCAGAGAGCGACACCGCGATGGACAAGGTCTTCAAGGCGCTGGCCGACGACACGCGCAGACGGCTCCTGGACCGGCTGCACGAGGACAACGGGCAGACGCTGGGCGAGCTGTGCGCGCGCATCGACATGACACGTCAGTCGGTGACCCAGCACCTGGGCGTCCTGGAGGCGGCCAATCTGGTCAGCACGGTGTGGCGGGGGCGGGAGAAGCTGCACTACCTCAATCCGGTCCCGCTCCATGAGATCCAGGAGCGGTGGATCGACAAGTTCGAGAGCCCGCGCCTGCGCGTGCTCGGGGCCGTGAAACGACGAGCCGAGGAAGCCATGACCGACAAGCCCACATTCGTCTACGTCACCTACATCGAGAGCACGCCCGAGAAGGTCTGGGACGCCCTCACCGACGCCGACCTGACCGCCGCCTACTGGGGCCACAGCAATGTCTCGGACTGGCGGCCCGGTTCCCGCTGGGAGCACGTCCGCACCGACGGCTCGGGCATCGCCGACGTCGTCGGCGCCGTCGTGGAGAGCGAGCGTCCGACCCGGCTGGTCACCACCTGGGCGGCGCCGGACGAGGAGGGGCAGGAGGACAGGCACTCCCGGGTCACCTTCGACATCCGGCAGCACGCCGAGATCGTCCGGCTCACCGTGACCCACGAGGACCTCGCGGACGAGGGCGAGCGTGCCGACGTGTCCTCCGGCTGGCCGGCGGTGCTGTCCAACCTCAAGTCGCTGCTGGAGACCGGCCATGTCCTGCCGCAGGAGCCGTGGCTGATGCCGGCGCACTGAGCGCGCCGTGGTCCGAGAGCACGAGAAGGCCGGTCCGCGGGTGCGGTCCGGCCTTCGTGTCCGACTCTCCCGTGTGCCGCTACGGCCTCGGAGTGCTCTTGGCCGCCGCGCCGGCGCACATCAGCCCTAGGAGCACGGCCAGCGCGCCGATGATGATGTTGTTCACTATGACACCGGCGTCCGGGCTGTCACCGACCACCCACGGCGCGATGATCATCCAGACACCGATCGCGCAGCAGGCCCAGCTGAGGCCGTACATGCGTTCCGGGGCCCGGGTGAACCCGAGGGCCAGCAGGCCGATCGCTATCCCCACGATCAGGTTGTGGGTCACGAGCGGGGGCTGGCTCGCCGTGTAGTGGAGTATCCAGGGGGACACGGCGCAGTACAGACCGAGCAGGAACACCGGTCCGTCCAAAAGCGTCACATCACGACCGCCGAGCATGCGGGCATAGCGCTCCCGCATCTCCGATACATCGGGGTGGCTGGATATGTCACCTCTGGTGGGCGAGACGTTGGCCATGACTCGTCTCCTTTGACTCGCAGGCCTGACCGCTACTGGTGCGGTGTGCGGTAAGCGCCGCCTCAGCCCATTCTGCGCTTATTTCTTCCTTATGTGTAGTGGTGAGAGGTCTGCGGGAGGTTGCGCCTCGCACCTGATCGCAGGAAGTTCCCCCACCGGCCAATCCGGCCCGCCCGCAGCTTCGGATTACGCGGGACAAGGCGATCGCAGCGGGTGGGAGGAGCAACGATGGCGCCAGCGTCACGGCCGGAGGATGCGGCGGGGGGCGGGTCCGGTGCGCGTCGGCGTACGGCCGTCGTGGGCAGCGGGATCGCGGGACTGACCGCGGCGCATGTGCTGGCCCGCGCCCATCACGTCACGCTGTACGAGGCCGACGACCGGCTCGGCGGACACGCCCACACCCATGAACTGACGTCGGGTGACGGCACCGTCCACCGGGTGGACTCCGGCTTCATCGTGCACAACCGGCGCACCTACCCGCAGCTGCTGCGGCTCTTCGGCGAACTCGACGTCGCCACGCGGGAGTCGGAGATGAGCATGTCCGTGCGGTGCGAGGGCTGCGGCCTGGAGTACGCGGGCGCCCGCGGCCCCGCCGGACTGCTCGCCCGGCCCCGCAACGCCCTGCGCGGCACCTATCTGCGGATGCTCGCCGAGGTCCCCGCCTTCCATCGCGCGGCCCGCCGGCTCCTCGCCCGCCCGGCCGAGGACACCTGCACCCTCGGCGAGTTCCTGGACCGGGAGGGCTTCTCGCCCTATTTCCGCAGCCACTTCATGACGCCGCTCGTCTCCGCGGTCTGGTCCTGCGACGCGGCGACCGCCGGACGCTACCCCGCCGCCTACCTGTTCCGCTTCCTCGACCACCACGGCATGCTCTCGATCGGCGGCTCACCCCAGTGGCGCACGGTGACCGGCGGCTCGCGGACCTACGTCGACCGGATCGCCGAGCGTCTCCACCAGGTGCGCACCGGTGCCCCCGTACACGCCGTGCGCCGGCACGCAGGCGGGGCCGACGTCACGACACGCGACGGCACCACCGAGTCGTACGACTCCGTCGTGATCGCCGTACACCCCGACCAGGCCCTCACCCTCCTCGCCGACGCCTCCCCGGCGGAGAAGGAGGTGCTGGGGGCCTTCCGCTACTCGCGCAACGCCACGCTCCTGCACACCGACACGACACTGCTTCCGCGTGCCCGTGCCGCCCGCGCGTCGTGGAACTACCTGATGCCCTCGTGCCGGGCACCCGCCGACCGGGTCCGCGTCAGCTACGACATGAACCGCCTCCAGGGACTCGACACCCCGGAGACGTACGTGGTCACGCTCGGCGGCGAGGACCGCGTCGACCCGGCCCGGATCCGGGCCCGCATGGTCTACGAACACCCCGTCTACACGCCCGAGTCGGTCGCCGCGCAGCAGCGGCTGCCCGAACTGGACACCGCCGTCACCGCGTTCGCCGGCGCCTACCACGGCTGGGGCTTCCACGAGGACGGCTGCCGCTCCGGAGTGACGGCCGCCGCGGCACTGGGGGTGCGATGGTGACGGCGACCCCGGCCCTGTACTCCTGCGCGATCACGCATGTGCGCACGGCGCCCACCCGGTACGGGCTGCGGCACCGCACCTACATGTGGCTGATCGACCCCGACCGGCCGCCTCGACTCCCGTACGCGGTACGGGCGTTGGCGCGCTTCGACCCGCGCGACCACTTCGACGGCACACAGCCCTCCATCCGGGCCGGGCTCGACAAGTACCTCGCCGACCGCGGTGTCGACCTGCGCGGCGGGCGCGTGGTCATGCTCACCCACGCGCGCGTATTCGGGTACGTCTTCAACCCCCTCACCCTCTACTGGTGTCACGACCCCGACGGCCGGCCGCGCTGCGTGGTCGCCGAGGTCCACAACACGTACGGCGAACGGCACTGCTACCTCCTCCGCCCGGACGCGGAGGACGTCGCGTACACCGGCAAGGAGTTCTACGTCTCGCCGTTCTTCCCCGTCGACGGCCGCTACCGCATGCGCGTTCCGGCGCCCGACCGCCGGCTCGACCTCACCGTGCGCCTGGACCGTGCGGGCGGCCGGCCCTTCACCGCAACCGTTCGCGGCCTGCGCCGGGAAGTGACGACCGGCACGCTGCTCCGGCTGGCGCTACGTCACCCGTGGTCCACGGCCGCGGTGTCGGCGGCCATCCGGATGCACGGCATCCGCCTGTACCTGCGGGGACTGCCCGTCCAGCCCCGCCCCCGCCACCGGACTCCGGAGAATGTGAAATGAGAGCCGCCGAGCCCCGCTCCGCCGCCGAGCAGGGGGACGCCCCCACGGGCGACCTCGACGCCGAACACCCCAGCGCCGACGCCGACGCGGAACGCCCTGGCGCCACGCCCGCCGACCCCGATGCCGACCCCACCCGGCTCGACGTGCCGG
The DNA window shown above is from Streptomyces chartreusis and carries:
- a CDS encoding GNAT family N-acetyltransferase, which produces MDHAAVLALFDRDMREGAQPDGPDARVERVGRIVRQVSSEHGWNGVVWSDLDAAGADGAIAEQIAHFSGLGREFEWKLYGHDLPVDLGQRLRAAGFVGRPEETLMIGEVADLNLDAEPPEGVRILPVTDSAGVDLVAQVHEKAFGTDGSRLRHQLIARLTADADTVVAVVALAGDTPVSAARMELVPGTRFAGLWGGGTVEGWRGRGIYRALVAHRARAAVDRGYRYLQVDAMSSSRPILERLGFEPLTTTTPYVYTP
- a CDS encoding NAD-dependent epimerase/dehydratase family protein gives rise to the protein MTTNHNDDKSTGRTILLAGAGGVLGRHITRALTEAGHEVTGLGRGARNDIRADLMDRDALLRAVDGHRFDTVIHAATVLSKPPMRHRDMHATNALRTDGTAHLVEAARATGARRLVAESMVFGYGYGDHGERVLTEDDPFGPRGRSPELERHIEAMRVKERLTLETPGLDGIALRFGLFYGPGGTDALLPMLRKRQLPLPADHGRVLPWIELTDAARAVVAAIERGRPGQAYNIADRTPMGFGSHVRCVAEEFALPKPMTVPLWLMRPMSYAHTVMSATLRVSTAKAERELGWTPVHPAARDGLAALRASGAVA
- a CDS encoding GlsB/YeaQ/YmgE family stress response membrane protein — protein: MEISGIISAIVIGIVIGVLGRLVVPGRQRIGVLWTILVGIVAALLGSALAAGLDVADTDGVDWIEWLIQIGLAALGVVALDRAKARR
- a CDS encoding phosphotransferase, producing MAERVLGGGAVNEVVRVGTTVRRPPHERSGYVRELLTLFESREWAGAPPYIGTDKQGREVFGYLEGRAAVTAEERAAARTDTALVRVARLVRAVHDMTHGTELAGDRDVVCHNDLAPKNTIYTVEDGEWWPTAFVDWDLAAPGERVHDLAHVCWQYLDLGPRVTDVPEAARRIALVRDAYGPCDGGEDLVDAILWWQDRCRQGIEAGAQRGEPAMVALRQRGVLVEVRDAHAWTAEHRGALGALLR
- a CDS encoding ArsR/SmtB family transcription factor; the encoded protein is MDKVFKALADDTRRRLLDRLHEDNGQTLGELCARIDMTRQSVTQHLGVLEAANLVSTVWRGREKLHYLNPVPLHEIQERWIDKFESPRLRVLGAVKRRAEEAMTDKPTFVYVTYIESTPEKVWDALTDADLTAAYWGHSNVSDWRPGSRWEHVRTDGSGIADVVGAVVESERPTRLVTTWAAPDEEGQEDRHSRVTFDIRQHAEIVRLTVTHEDLADEGERADVSSGWPAVLSNLKSLLETGHVLPQEPWLMPAH
- a CDS encoding SPW repeat protein — translated: MANVSPTRGDISSHPDVSEMRERYARMLGGRDVTLLDGPVFLLGLYCAVSPWILHYTASQPPLVTHNLIVGIAIGLLALGFTRAPERMYGLSWACCAIGVWMIIAPWVVGDSPDAGVIVNNIIIGALAVLLGLMCAGAAAKSTPRP
- a CDS encoding NAD(P)/FAD-dependent oxidoreductase, giving the protein MAPASRPEDAAGGGSGARRRTAVVGSGIAGLTAAHVLARAHHVTLYEADDRLGGHAHTHELTSGDGTVHRVDSGFIVHNRRTYPQLLRLFGELDVATRESEMSMSVRCEGCGLEYAGARGPAGLLARPRNALRGTYLRMLAEVPAFHRAARRLLARPAEDTCTLGEFLDREGFSPYFRSHFMTPLVSAVWSCDAATAGRYPAAYLFRFLDHHGMLSIGGSPQWRTVTGGSRTYVDRIAERLHQVRTGAPVHAVRRHAGGADVTTRDGTTESYDSVVIAVHPDQALTLLADASPAEKEVLGAFRYSRNATLLHTDTTLLPRARAARASWNYLMPSCRAPADRVRVSYDMNRLQGLDTPETYVVTLGGEDRVDPARIRARMVYEHPVYTPESVAAQQRLPELDTAVTAFAGAYHGWGFHEDGCRSGVTAAAALGVRW
- a CDS encoding DUF1365 domain-containing protein; the encoded protein is MVTATPALYSCAITHVRTAPTRYGLRHRTYMWLIDPDRPPRLPYAVRALARFDPRDHFDGTQPSIRAGLDKYLADRGVDLRGGRVVMLTHARVFGYVFNPLTLYWCHDPDGRPRCVVAEVHNTYGERHCYLLRPDAEDVAYTGKEFYVSPFFPVDGRYRMRVPAPDRRLDLTVRLDRAGGRPFTATVRGLRREVTTGTLLRLALRHPWSTAAVSAAIRMHGIRLYLRGLPVQPRPRHRTPENVK